Proteins from a single region of Pseudomonas fulva:
- a CDS encoding EAL domain-containing protein codes for MPFSTLRTRGRARRLSTSLAVAALPLLLGIPLMYWQAATLLESRAAKSAADARKQLDAMLDDAARAAGVVLPLAGHPCEDVAQTLRSQVAVSPFSRSVNLVADGLIYCTSLMGAYDRNEDTTSYVNGQLRLMAGNAVTPDRAVLVYRQAEGDRGVLIGIDGQHLINLLQINGQEVSLQIAVGQSWLAADGQVSNAPANGKAEYAIQVRSSRYPFQVAGGYPPGATVQYMQDHYQPQWLLFLVLGALAGAGSYRLSLRATSPGTALKRAMEADEFIPHYQPVVDAETRQWCGVETLMRWQHPSEGLVPPNQFIPLAERLGLIVPMTRTLMRHIREDFASRAEQLPMGFHVGVNITAAHCQDLQLIDECRDFLAAFTPGRITLVLELTERQMITPTATTEQLFAELRQLGVRIAIDDFGTGHSSLAYLREFRVDVLKIDRSFISMVDSHSLSRHLLDNILDLATRLQLDLVAEGVESAEQGRYLTQRGVRFLQGFHFARPMPAAPLFDTLRTPPTQL; via the coding sequence ATGCCCTTCTCCACCCTGCGCACCCGTGGACGCGCCCGGCGCCTGAGCACCTCGCTGGCGGTGGCGGCGCTGCCGCTGCTGCTCGGCATACCGCTGATGTACTGGCAGGCCGCCACGCTGCTGGAAAGCCGCGCCGCCAAAAGCGCAGCCGATGCCCGGAAACAGCTCGACGCCATGCTCGACGATGCAGCCCGCGCCGCTGGCGTGGTGCTGCCGCTCGCCGGGCACCCCTGTGAGGACGTCGCCCAGACCCTGCGCAGCCAGGTGGCCGTCAGCCCCTTCTCGCGCTCGGTCAATCTGGTCGCCGACGGCCTGATCTATTGCACCTCGCTAATGGGCGCCTACGACCGCAACGAGGACACCACCAGCTACGTCAACGGCCAGCTGCGGCTGATGGCCGGCAACGCGGTCACGCCCGATCGCGCCGTGCTGGTCTACCGGCAGGCCGAAGGCGACCGCGGCGTGTTGATCGGCATCGATGGCCAGCACCTGATCAACCTGTTGCAGATCAACGGTCAGGAGGTGTCGCTGCAGATCGCCGTGGGCCAGAGCTGGCTCGCTGCCGATGGCCAGGTAAGCAATGCACCGGCCAACGGCAAGGCCGAATACGCCATTCAGGTCCGCTCCTCGCGCTACCCCTTCCAGGTTGCCGGCGGTTACCCGCCCGGCGCCACCGTACAGTACATGCAGGATCACTATCAGCCGCAGTGGTTGCTGTTCCTGGTCCTGGGCGCCCTGGCGGGCGCCGGCAGCTACCGCCTCAGCCTGCGCGCTACCTCCCCCGGCACGGCGCTCAAGCGCGCCATGGAAGCCGACGAATTCATTCCCCATTACCAGCCGGTGGTGGATGCCGAGACCCGGCAATGGTGCGGCGTCGAGACACTGATGCGCTGGCAGCACCCCAGCGAAGGCCTGGTGCCGCCGAACCAGTTCATCCCCCTGGCCGAACGCCTGGGTTTGATCGTGCCGATGACCCGCACGCTGATGCGCCACATCCGCGAAGACTTCGCCAGCCGCGCCGAACAGCTGCCCATGGGCTTTCATGTCGGCGTCAATATCACCGCGGCGCATTGCCAGGATCTGCAACTGATCGATGAATGCCGCGATTTCCTCGCCGCCTTCACCCCCGGACGGATCACCCTGGTTCTCGAGCTGACCGAACGGCAGATGATCACCCCGACCGCGACCACCGAGCAGTTGTTCGCCGAGCTGCGCCAGCTGGGCGTGCGCATCGCCATCGACGACTTCGGCACCGGCCATTCGAGCCTGGCCTACCTGCGCGAATTTCGGGTCGACGTGCTGAAGATCGATCGCAGCTTCATCTCGATGGTCGACTCACACTCGTTGTCCCGGCACCTGCTCGACAACATCCTCGACCTGGCCACCCGTCTGCAGCTAGACCTGGTCGCCGAGGGCGTGGAAAGCGCCGAACAGGGCCGGTACCTGACGCAACGTGGGGTGCGCTTTCTGCAAGGCTTTCACTTCGCGCGACCGATGCCTGCCGCCCCGCTGTTCGATACGCTGCGCACGCCACCGACACAGCTATAG
- a CDS encoding DctP family TRAP transporter solute-binding subunit, with the protein MSRLLCRSLSCVLLSTAMAFGAAVQAEEIVIKFAHVASDQTPKGQGARMLQKLVKERLAGKARVEVYPNSSLFGDGKEMEALLLGDVQLLAPAPVKLEKYQPRVQIFDLMFLFDNAAASQRFEQSPKGQELLHSLENSGILGLAYWLNGMRQFTANKPLHLPSDARGLKFRVQPSDLQAAQISALRAVPRKMAFAEIYQGLQTGVINASDNPWSNIYSQRHFEVQQYMIESNHAVGNYMLITNAKFWNGLPEDVRGELKTIIDEVTAEVNRQALALNEKDKQQILAGGKHELIVLTDEERKQWREVMQPIWKEYEDKIGSDLIEAAQAANAAAN; encoded by the coding sequence ATGTCCCGCTTGCTCTGCCGCAGCCTGTCCTGCGTGCTGCTGTCCACCGCCATGGCCTTCGGCGCAGCCGTTCAGGCCGAGGAAATCGTCATCAAGTTCGCCCACGTCGCGTCCGACCAGACGCCCAAGGGGCAGGGCGCGCGCATGCTGCAGAAACTGGTCAAGGAGCGCCTGGCCGGCAAGGCGCGGGTGGAGGTGTACCCGAACTCCTCGCTGTTCGGCGATGGCAAGGAGATGGAGGCGCTGCTGCTCGGTGACGTGCAGCTGTTGGCCCCCGCCCCGGTGAAGCTGGAGAAATACCAGCCGCGGGTGCAGATCTTCGACCTGATGTTCCTGTTCGACAATGCCGCCGCGTCCCAGCGTTTCGAGCAATCGCCCAAGGGCCAGGAGCTGCTGCACAGCCTGGAGAACAGCGGCATTCTCGGCCTGGCCTACTGGCTCAACGGCATGCGCCAGTTCACCGCCAACAAGCCGTTGCACCTGCCGAGCGACGCCCGCGGCCTGAAATTCCGCGTGCAGCCATCGGACCTGCAGGCCGCGCAGATCAGCGCCCTGCGTGCGGTACCGCGCAAGATGGCTTTCGCCGAGATCTATCAGGGCCTGCAGACCGGGGTGATCAATGCCTCCGACAACCCCTGGTCGAACATCTACAGCCAGCGCCACTTCGAGGTGCAGCAGTACATGATCGAGTCCAACCACGCGGTCGGCAATTACATGCTGATCACCAACGCCAAATTCTGGAACGGCCTGCCCGAGGACGTACGTGGCGAGCTGAAGACCATCATCGACGAAGTCACCGCCGAGGTGAATCGCCAGGCGCTGGCGCTCAACGAGAAGGACAAGCAGCAGATTCTCGCCGGCGGCAAGCATGAGCTGATCGTGCTCACGGATGAGGAGCGCAAGCAGTGGCGCGAGGTGATGCAGCCGATCTGGAAGGAGTACGAAGACAAGATCGGCAGCGACCTGATCGAGGCGGCCCAGGCGGCCAATGCTGCCGCAAACTAG
- a CDS encoding VOC family protein — MLDHLDHLVLTATDADATTHFYVEVLGMRLETFGNGRKAFCFGNQKVNLHVRGQEFEPKAHLPVPGALDLCFIASQPLDEVIAHLQRVGWPIIEGPVMRTGATGPIRSVYLRDPDLNLIEISEQV, encoded by the coding sequence ATGCTCGATCATCTTGATCATCTGGTACTGACCGCTACCGATGCCGACGCGACCACGCATTTCTATGTCGAGGTGCTGGGCATGCGCCTGGAAACCTTCGGCAATGGCCGCAAGGCGTTCTGCTTCGGCAACCAGAAGGTCAACCTGCACGTGCGCGGCCAGGAGTTCGAGCCCAAGGCTCACCTGCCGGTGCCGGGTGCGCTGGACCTGTGCTTTATCGCCAGTCAGCCCCTGGACGAGGTGATCGCGCACTTGCAGCGGGTCGGCTGGCCGATCATCGAGGGGCCGGTGATGCGCACCGGCGCCACGGGCCCGATCAGGTCGGTGTACCTGCGTGATCCGGATCTGAACCTGATTGAAATCTCCGAACAGGTGTGA
- the dctM gene encoding C4-dicarboxylate TRAP transporter large permease protein DctM yields MTIAFLFVALFALMFIGIPVAISLGLSGAMTILFFSNDSVRSLAIKLFETSEHYTLLAIPFFLLSGAFMTSGGVARRLIDFANACVGHIKGGLAIAAILACMLFAALSGSSPATVAAVGSIVIAGMVRSGYKKEFAAGIVCNAGTLGILIPPSIVMVVYATATETSVGKLFMAGVVPGLLLGVFLMITIYIIARVKNMPSLPRASLAEILTAGRKAGWGLALIVIILGGIYSGMFTPTEAAAVAAVYAAFVAIFIYKDMTVRECPKVFIEAGKLSVVLMFIIANAMLFAHVLTTEQIPQSITAWVVDQGFSPIEFLIVVNIVLLVAGTFMEPSAIILILAPILFPIAMQLGIDPIHLGIIMVVNMEIGLITPPTGLNLFVTSAVTGMPLTRTVRAVSPWLLVMLAFLILVTYVPFISLGLPNWLGM; encoded by the coding sequence ATGACCATCGCATTTCTGTTCGTCGCCCTGTTCGCGCTGATGTTCATCGGCATTCCGGTGGCGATTTCCCTGGGTTTGTCCGGGGCCATGACCATCCTGTTCTTCAGCAACGACTCGGTGCGTTCGCTGGCGATCAAGCTGTTCGAGACCAGCGAGCACTACACGCTGCTGGCCATTCCGTTCTTCCTGCTGTCCGGCGCGTTCATGACCAGCGGCGGCGTGGCCCGCCGATTGATCGATTTCGCCAACGCCTGCGTCGGCCATATCAAGGGCGGCCTGGCCATCGCCGCGATCCTGGCGTGCATGCTGTTCGCCGCGCTGAGCGGTTCGTCGCCGGCCACCGTGGCGGCGGTCGGCTCGATCGTCATCGCCGGTATGGTGCGCTCGGGCTACAAGAAGGAGTTCGCTGCCGGCATCGTCTGTAACGCCGGGACCCTGGGCATCCTGATTCCGCCGTCGATCGTCATGGTGGTCTACGCCACCGCGACCGAGACCTCGGTGGGCAAGCTGTTCATGGCCGGCGTGGTGCCGGGCCTGCTGCTGGGCGTGTTCCTGATGATCACCATCTACATCATCGCCCGAGTGAAGAACATGCCGTCGCTGCCGCGCGCCTCGCTGGCCGAGATCCTCACCGCCGGGCGCAAGGCCGGCTGGGGCCTGGCGCTGATCGTGATCATCCTCGGCGGCATCTACTCGGGCATGTTCACGCCGACCGAAGCCGCTGCAGTGGCGGCGGTGTACGCGGCGTTCGTGGCGATCTTCATCTACAAGGACATGACCGTTCGCGAGTGCCCGAAGGTGTTCATCGAGGCCGGCAAGCTCAGCGTGGTGCTGATGTTCATCATCGCCAACGCCATGCTGTTCGCCCACGTGCTGACCACCGAGCAGATCCCACAGTCGATCACCGCCTGGGTCGTGGATCAGGGCTTCAGCCCCATCGAGTTCCTGATCGTGGTGAACATCGTGCTGCTGGTCGCCGGCACCTTCATGGAGCCGTCGGCGATCATCCTGATCCTGGCGCCGATCCTGTTTCCGATCGCCATGCAGCTGGGCATCGACCCGATCCACCTGGGCATCATCATGGTGGTGAACATGGAGATCGGCCTGATTACCCCGCCGACCGGGCTCAACCTGTTCGTCACCTCGGCGGTCACCGGCATGCCGCTGACCCGCACGGTGCGCGCCGTGTCGCCGTGGCTCTTGGTGATGCTGGCGTTCCTGATCCTGGTGACCTACGTGCCGTTCATTTCCCTGGGCCTGCCGAACTGGCTGGGGATGTAA
- a CDS encoding LysR family transcriptional regulator encodes MRVDFTTLKLFVAIADERSLTRAAEREHLALAAVSKRISDLEAHLRTPLLYRQPKGVALTPAGDALLHHARNLLDNIQHMQADLSEFSEGINGHVRIHANTSAVIAFLPEDLAAFSAEHPQIRIDLEERVSSEIIHAVREGLTDIGIFAGHVPAAGVQVFPYRHDRLVLVVPSGHPLAARERVTLSETVGYDFIGLQKEASLHSLLSEAAQQAGVHLRVRIQVRSFEAICRMIHTGLGIGVLPEQAVRTYLPSMAVRAVAIEDAWAVRELNICVRHYDNLSLIARQMVDHLAGGSAFGNGEGRLGQSRI; translated from the coding sequence ATGCGCGTGGATTTCACCACCCTCAAATTGTTCGTCGCCATCGCCGACGAGCGCAGCCTGACCCGCGCCGCCGAGCGCGAGCACCTGGCGCTGGCGGCGGTGAGCAAGCGCATCAGCGACCTCGAGGCGCACCTGCGCACGCCCTTGCTGTATCGCCAGCCCAAGGGGGTGGCGCTGACGCCGGCCGGTGATGCGCTGCTGCACCATGCGCGCAACCTGCTGGACAACATCCAGCACATGCAGGCCGACCTCAGCGAGTTCAGCGAGGGGATCAACGGCCACGTGCGCATCCACGCCAATACCTCGGCGGTGATCGCCTTTCTGCCCGAGGACTTGGCGGCCTTCAGCGCCGAGCACCCGCAGATTCGCATCGACCTGGAAGAGCGGGTCAGCAGCGAGATTATCCACGCGGTGCGCGAAGGGCTGACCGATATCGGCATCTTCGCCGGCCATGTGCCGGCCGCTGGCGTGCAGGTGTTTCCCTACCGTCACGACCGCCTGGTGCTGGTGGTACCCAGCGGGCATCCGCTGGCGGCCCGCGAGCGGGTGACGCTGTCGGAAACCGTCGGTTACGACTTTATCGGCCTGCAAAAGGAGGCCTCGCTGCACAGCCTGCTCAGCGAGGCCGCGCAGCAGGCCGGTGTGCATCTGCGGGTGCGCATCCAGGTGCGCAGTTTCGAGGCCATCTGCCGGATGATCCATACCGGCCTGGGCATCGGCGTGCTGCCCGAGCAGGCGGTGCGCACCTATCTGCCGAGCATGGCGGTACGGGCGGTGGCGATCGAGGACGCCTGGGCGGTGCGCGAGCTGAACATCTGCGTGCGCCACTACGACAACCTGTCGCTGATCGCCCGGCAGATGGTCGATCACTTGGCCGGCGGTTCTGCCTTCGGCAATGGCGAAGGCAGGCTTGGCCAATCAAGAATTTAG
- a CDS encoding CaiB/BaiF CoA transferase family protein encodes MPANTTVAPMALAGLKVIEMGQLIAGPFASKLLGEFGAEVIKIEPPGVGDPLRKWRKIKDGTSLWWHVQSRNKRSLTLDLKQAEAQDIVRQLVAEADVLVENFRPGTLEGWGLGYEALKAINPRLIMLRISGYGQTGPYRDLPGFGVIGEAMGGLRHLSGYAGQAPVRVGVSIGDSLSSLYGVIGVLLALQERGRSGEGQEIDVALYESVFAMMESLVPEYDAFGYVREPAGSALPGITPSNSYPCNDGRYVLIAGNGDSIYKRLMTLIGRDDLGNDPRLAHNDGRSRHAELIDTAIGEWTAQRGRDEVIEALKGARVPAGYPYTAADIVSDPHYLARQMIETVQTPVGPLKVPGVLPKLSRTPGRIGAGGPQLGEHSEDILAGLGLSAEQVAGLRERGII; translated from the coding sequence ATGCCTGCCAACACAACCGTTGCACCCATGGCCCTGGCCGGCCTCAAGGTCATCGAAATGGGCCAGCTGATCGCCGGGCCGTTCGCCAGCAAGCTGCTCGGCGAATTCGGCGCCGAGGTGATCAAGATCGAGCCGCCGGGCGTCGGCGACCCGCTGCGCAAGTGGCGCAAGATCAAGGACGGCACCTCGCTCTGGTGGCACGTGCAGTCGCGCAACAAGCGCTCACTGACCCTCGACCTGAAGCAGGCCGAAGCCCAGGACATCGTCCGCCAGCTGGTGGCCGAGGCCGACGTCCTGGTGGAGAATTTCCGCCCCGGTACGCTGGAAGGCTGGGGCCTGGGCTACGAGGCGCTGAAGGCGATCAACCCGCGACTGATCATGCTGCGCATCTCCGGCTACGGGCAGACCGGCCCCTACCGCGACCTGCCCGGTTTCGGGGTGATCGGCGAAGCCATGGGTGGCCTGCGCCACCTCTCCGGCTATGCCGGCCAGGCGCCGGTGCGGGTCGGGGTGAGCATCGGTGATTCGCTGTCCTCGCTGTACGGGGTGATTGGCGTGCTGCTGGCCCTGCAGGAGCGGGGGCGCAGCGGCGAAGGCCAGGAGATCGACGTGGCGCTGTACGAGTCGGTGTTCGCCATGATGGAAAGCCTGGTGCCCGAATACGACGCCTTCGGCTACGTCCGCGAACCGGCTGGCAGCGCCCTGCCCGGCATCACGCCGTCCAACTCCTACCCCTGCAACGACGGCCGCTACGTGCTGATCGCCGGCAACGGCGACAGCATCTACAAACGCCTGATGACCCTGATCGGCCGTGACGACCTGGGCAACGACCCACGCCTGGCGCACAACGACGGGCGCAGCCGGCACGCCGAGCTGATCGATACCGCCATCGGCGAATGGACCGCTCAGCGCGGCCGCGACGAGGTGATCGAAGCGCTCAAGGGCGCCCGGGTGCCGGCGGGCTATCCCTACACCGCCGCCGATATCGTCAGCGACCCCCATTACCTGGCGCGGCAGATGATCGAGACGGTGCAGACGCCCGTCGGCCCGCTCAAGGTGCCAGGCGTACTACCCAAACTCAGCCGCACGCCAGGGCGCATCGGTGCAGGCGGCCCGCAGCTCGGCGAGCACAGCGAAGACATCCTCGCCGGGCTCGGCCTGAGCGCCGAACAGGTCGCCGGCCTGCGTGAGCGCGGGATTATCTAG
- a CDS encoding TRAP transporter small permease: MNALQRLWDQLEEIAVAFLLAAMTLVTFSYVVFNNLYGVFYALGDALPFGNDALFAIGDGILYVAQEMTWSVALTKAMFGWLIFVGLAWGVRIGAHIGVDLLVRMFQPALQKAVAIFALVICLGYCALMAYSSEQWVALLFTLGTGAEDLDRFGVQQWHIVMIVPIGFSLMFLRFAQVLVRVIQDKQIGFGGHGEVEDAIKLAEETEAKR; this comes from the coding sequence ATGAATGCGTTGCAGCGCCTGTGGGATCAGCTCGAGGAGATCGCCGTGGCGTTCCTGCTCGCGGCGATGACCCTGGTCACCTTCTCGTACGTGGTATTCAACAACCTCTACGGTGTTTTCTACGCCCTGGGTGATGCCCTGCCGTTCGGCAACGATGCGCTGTTCGCCATCGGTGACGGCATCCTCTATGTCGCCCAGGAAATGACCTGGAGCGTGGCCCTGACCAAGGCCATGTTCGGCTGGCTGATCTTCGTCGGCCTGGCCTGGGGTGTGCGCATCGGTGCGCACATCGGCGTCGACCTGCTGGTGCGCATGTTCCAGCCCGCCCTGCAGAAGGCCGTGGCGATTTTCGCCCTGGTGATCTGCCTGGGTTACTGCGCGCTGATGGCCTACTCCAGCGAGCAGTGGGTGGCGCTGCTGTTCACCCTCGGCACCGGTGCCGAGGACCTGGACCGTTTCGGCGTGCAGCAGTGGCACATCGTGATGATCGTGCCGATTGGCTTCTCGTTGATGTTCCTGCGTTTCGCCCAGGTGCTGGTGCGGGTGATCCAGGACAAGCAGATTGGTTTTGGTGGTCACGGCGAAGTCGAAGACGCCATCAAACTCGCCGAAGAGACGGAGGCCAAACGATGA